The Streptococcus oralis DNA window AAAGTTGAGGTTGATATTTTTAAAACTATCTCCAGCTTGGGAAACGATGCTTTGTTTGAGATCATTTAGGGTTTTGGTGAAATCAGCATTGTTCAAGATATCACTCTTTGAGAGGTTGAGCGCAAAATTGACGATGATATTGATCTGGTTTCCTGTTATAACCTGATCGAGTTTGTAGTTTTTTAGAGTGTCTTCAACGATTTTGCGAACATCTTCTTCTATCAGATTTCCTTTGGCTTCTTTTGCCTTTGCGATTCCTGCCTTGATATCTGTCATAGCCGCATTGAGCTTATTGGCATCGTAGCCTGACTTGTCCTTGTTTTCAGCATTAATATCGGACAAGGCTTTCAACTCTTCTTGAGCCAAGTCTTTATTGGCTTGCGGTACTTTAGCACCATTGGCCTCTAACGAGTAGTAAATCCCAGCTAGGGCGCTCTCACCTGTAACTGGTATAGGAGCTGCAACTGTGATTTTGGCATGCTCAACTCCCAGGGTCACTGCTGCATT harbors:
- a CDS encoding DUF1002 domain-containing protein — translated: MRKKFFLTSAAVLWAATAMTSVHAATDVQKVIDETYVQPEYVLGSSLSEDQKNQTLSKLGYDTSKDTKDIKTMTPDIYSKIMNVANDASLQLYSSAKIQKLGDKSPLEVKIETPENITKVTQDMYRNAAVTLGVEHAKITVAAPIPVTGESALAGIYYSLEANGAKVPQANKDLAQEELKALSDINAENKDKSGYDANKLNAAMTDIKAGIAKAKEAKGNLIEEDVRKIVEDTLKNYKLDQVITGNQINIIVNFALNLSKSDILNNADFTKTLNDLKQSIVSQAGDSFKNINLNFDANKALEEGGNFFSSLWQAIVNFFKSFGA